The following are encoded in a window of Prochlorococcus marinus str. MIT 1013 genomic DNA:
- a CDS encoding type IV pilus twitching motility protein PilT, with protein sequence MTIARKIVEYAINSDSSDIHLEENSPIAIRSNSDIKIIDKVLGSNDMDALLLEILGEEKLSQFNKDNDLDTSIGLEGLSRLRINAYVANEKRCLTLRLLPDNLPKWSDLGLPEAFINLSKKHRGLVLCTGPTGSGKSTSLAAFINCILETQKRHILTIEDPIEFQFSSTKNSIIHQREVKRDTDSFATALRAALREDPDVIYIGEMRDLETIQLAITAAETGHLVLGTLHTSSAAKTVERIVDVFPADQQEQARLQVSTSLAGIMSQTLCKNTKGKRSLGYEILINTNAISNLIREKKVSQIYSQLQTGSNEGMNTLEQCLQSLLDQKLITPSEAISKASNPKAINII encoded by the coding sequence ATGACAATAGCAAGAAAAATAGTTGAATATGCAATTAATTCTGATTCTTCTGATATTCATTTAGAAGAAAACTCGCCTATAGCGATTAGAAGTAATTCAGATATAAAAATAATTGATAAAGTCCTAGGATCTAATGATATGGATGCTCTTCTTCTTGAAATCTTAGGAGAAGAAAAATTATCTCAATTTAATAAAGATAATGATTTAGATACATCAATCGGACTTGAAGGCTTATCAAGGCTAAGAATAAATGCATATGTTGCGAATGAGAAAAGATGTTTAACCCTAAGATTACTTCCTGACAATCTTCCAAAATGGTCTGACCTAGGATTGCCAGAAGCTTTTATAAACTTATCAAAAAAACATAGAGGCTTAGTTCTTTGCACAGGTCCAACTGGATCTGGAAAGTCCACAAGTCTAGCAGCGTTTATTAATTGTATTTTAGAAACTCAAAAACGACATATACTTACTATTGAAGATCCCATAGAATTTCAATTTTCTTCTACCAAAAATTCTATTATTCATCAGAGGGAAGTTAAAAGAGACACCGATTCATTCGCAACTGCTCTAAGAGCCGCATTAAGAGAAGATCCTGATGTTATTTATATTGGAGAGATGAGAGATCTTGAAACAATTCAATTAGCAATTACGGCTGCTGAAACTGGTCATTTAGTTTTAGGAACTTTGCATACATCTTCAGCGGCAAAAACAGTAGAAAGAATTGTTGATGTTTTCCCTGCTGACCAACAAGAACAAGCGAGATTACAAGTCTCAACTTCTTTGGCTGGTATTATGTCTCAAACATTATGTAAAAATACAAAAGGTAAGAGATCATTAGGTTATGAAATTTTAATCAATACTAATGCGATTTCAAATTTGATTAGAGAAAAAAAGGTTAGTCAAATATACTCCCAACTTCAAACTGGAAGTAATGAGGGGATGAATACCTTAGAGCAATGTTTACAAAGTTTATTAGATCAAAAGCTTATCACTCCTTCAGAAGCTATCTCAAAAGCTTCAAACCCTAAAGCAATAAATATTATTTAA
- a CDS encoding GspE/PulE family protein produces the protein MYKIDRIRDLIDEHFSLQWCRNNLIIPLSVEPSLPPEKPVLLIAVGNITFLGTIGEFIKNKASRSGYKCMFVEKDTSQIEHLLDQAAKERIFSSEGLESFSFSDDELLDSLKEASNSKDEYDQYSYEFDDENENEDESEPDLSIEMLGSKIQRAAAQILIKSCRTGVSDIHIEPHSTNFQVRLRSDGVLQKYISMPRSAGLKLTACLKNMAGMDIAERRASQDGKIRRVFEGTPMQFRCSTAPAKFGEKTVLRILNSSTEILDLESLISNEEIRSKFRTVINQPDGIIIVSGPTGSGKSTTLAAALREKDNGELNIVTAEDPIEYDLGGDIQQFPVIKAKGQNFGFLLRTFLRQDPDVILIGETRDPETAESSMDAAETGHLVFTTLHARSASTSLTRLLDMEVPPYKLTSSLKAILAQRLIRRVCPECSTQKIAGDYEHNYGIKRGQTIRKATVLNSEEKEKRKAEGSLCSRCSGTGYKGRIGVYELMILNRKIAEAIKARKSNAEIQDLAEQEGMITLKDYCVNLIQDQQTTISELKKICNSEE, from the coding sequence ATGTATAAGATAGACAGAATTAGAGATCTAATAGACGAACATTTCTCTCTTCAATGGTGTAGAAATAATTTAATTATTCCATTAAGTGTAGAACCATCTTTACCTCCTGAAAAACCTGTTCTATTAATTGCTGTTGGAAATATTACTTTTTTAGGGACTATTGGAGAATTTATTAAAAATAAAGCATCAAGATCAGGTTATAAATGTATGTTTGTAGAAAAAGATACATCCCAAATTGAGCATCTACTTGATCAAGCGGCAAAAGAGAGAATATTTAGTAGTGAGGGATTAGAAAGTTTTTCTTTTTCCGATGATGAGTTATTGGATTCTCTTAAAGAAGCCTCAAATAGTAAAGATGAATATGATCAATATAGTTATGAATTTGATGATGAAAATGAAAATGAAGATGAAAGTGAACCTGATTTATCTATAGAAATGCTTGGTAGTAAAATTCAACGCGCAGCAGCACAAATTTTAATTAAATCATGCAGAACAGGTGTTTCTGATATACATATTGAACCTCATAGTACTAATTTTCAAGTCAGACTAAGGAGTGATGGAGTGCTTCAAAAATATATTTCTATGCCTAGAAGTGCTGGACTTAAATTAACAGCCTGTTTAAAAAATATGGCAGGTATGGATATTGCAGAAAGAAGAGCCTCACAAGATGGAAAAATTCGAAGGGTTTTTGAAGGGACTCCCATGCAATTTAGGTGTTCTACTGCTCCAGCCAAATTTGGAGAGAAAACCGTATTAAGGATATTAAATAGCAGTACTGAAATATTAGATTTAGAATCACTTATTTCTAATGAGGAAATTAGAAGTAAATTCAGGACTGTAATAAACCAACCTGATGGAATTATTATTGTTTCAGGACCAACTGGTTCAGGGAAATCAACAACTTTAGCGGCAGCTTTAAGAGAAAAAGATAATGGTGAATTAAATATAGTTACTGCTGAAGATCCTATTGAATATGATTTAGGTGGTGATATTCAACAGTTCCCGGTTATTAAAGCAAAAGGGCAAAATTTCGGTTTTTTATTAAGGACATTTCTTCGCCAGGACCCCGATGTCATTCTTATTGGTGAGACTAGGGACCCAGAAACTGCCGAGTCTTCAATGGATGCTGCTGAAACTGGACATCTTGTCTTTACCACGTTGCATGCAAGAAGTGCTTCTACATCCTTAACAAGGTTATTAGATATGGAGGTACCTCCATATAAATTAACCTCTTCTTTGAAAGCTATATTAGCTCAAAGATTAATCAGGAGGGTTTGTCCTGAATGCAGCACTCAAAAAATAGCTGGTGATTATGAACATAATTATGGAATTAAAAGAGGTCAAACAATTAGGAAGGCAACGGTATTAAATAGTGAAGAAAAAGAAAAAAGAAAAGCTGAAGGAAGCTTATGCTCAAGATGTTCTGGAACTGGTTATAAAGGAAGAATAGGAGTATATGAATTAATGATTCTTAATCGCAAGATTGCTGAAGCAATTAAGGCACGTAAATCAAATGCCGAGATTCAAGATTTAGCTGAACAAGAAGGGATGATAACTTTAAAAGATTATTGCGTTAATTTAATTCAAGATCAACAAACAACTATTTCAGAATTAAAAAAAATATGTAATAGTGAAGAATAA